Genomic DNA from Haloplanus sp. HW8-1:
TCCCGCGACCATCACCGTCCTCGCGATGCTCATACTCAGTTCCGGCATCAGCCGGACGGGACTGGTGCAGATCCTCGGCCGGAAGATGGCTGCCTTTGCCGGGACGGACCGGGACCGGCAACTGCTCGCGACCATCGGCGTCGCCGGCCCCGTCTCGGGGTTCATCAACAACACGCCCGTCGTTGCCATCCTCGTCCCCGTGATCACGGATCTCGCACACGCGGGCAAGACCTCGCCCTCGAAACTCCTCATTCCGCTCTCCTACGCTTCGATGTTCGGCGGCATGCTCACCCTCATCGGCACCTCGACCAACATCCTCGCGAGCGACGTGTCCGCACGGTTGCTGGGCCGGCCCTTTGGCATGTTCGAGTTCACCCACCTCGGTGTGATCGTCCTCCTCGTCGGCAGCGTCTACCTGCTCACCGTCGGCCACCGCCTCCTCCCCGAACGCGTTCCAGTCGAGGAGGACTACGTTCGAGAGTACGCCATCGAGGAGTATCTGACGGAGGTGATCGTCGATCCCAGTTCCCCACTCGTCGGGCAGACGGTGGCACAGGCGATCGACTGCGCGACCCGTCGCCCCCGCGACGGTCGGACGGGGACCGACGGCGACGGCGAGGCCGAACTCGACGCGGACATCCTCCAGGTCGTCCGCGACGGTGAGGAGTTCATCGAACCGCTCGGTCGCAAGACGATTCGGGCGGGTGATGTCCTCCGACTCCGCGCCGACCGCGACACGGTCCGGCGGTTGATCGAGCGGGACACCCTCACGCTCACGGGCCACCCACCGCGGACGGAGGCGGAACTGGAACCCGACGCCGAGACGGCCCAGACGCTCGTCGAAGTGGTCATCCCGCGGGGCTCCTCCCTGGCCGGCAAGTCGCTCGCGAGTTCGACGTTCCGCCAGCGATACGACGCCAACGTCCTCGCCTTTCGCAGTCGGGGCGAGACGGTCCGTGATGACATGGATCGCCGACGCATTCGAGTCGGTGACACGCTCCTCGTTCAGGCCGCGCCGGACAGCATCGACCGCCTCGCCGACACCGACGACTTCATCGTCGCTCACGAGCCGTCACAACCCCACTACCGCACCGAGAAGATCCCCCACGCCATCGCCATCATGGTCGGCGTGGTGGCG
This window encodes:
- a CDS encoding SLC13 family permease, whose amino-acid sequence is MLVVFGIVVLALVLFVTELLPVDVTAIFVMVLLMLLGPDGLVNLTHISAAEGISGFSNPATITVLAMLILSSGISRTGLVQILGRKMAAFAGTDRDRQLLATIGVAGPVSGFINNTPVVAILVPVITDLAHAGKTSPSKLLIPLSYASMFGGMLTLIGTSTNILASDVSARLLGRPFGMFEFTHLGVIVLLVGSVYLLTVGHRLLPERVPVEEDYVREYAIEEYLTEVIVDPSSPLVGQTVAQAIDCATRRPRDGRTGTDGDGEAELDADILQVVRDGEEFIEPLGRKTIRAGDVLRLRADRDTVRRLIERDTLTLTGHPPRTEAELEPDAETAQTLVEVVIPRGSSLAGKSLASSTFRQRYDANVLAFRSRGETVRDDMDRRRIRVGDTLLVQAAPDSIDRLADTDDFIVAHEPSQPHYRTEKIPHAIAIMVGVVALAAAPWGAVGSALAGVTGVGALAALSALSMPILVTALAGVVAMVASGVLEPTEMYEAVEWDVIFLLAGIIPLGIALEQTGGADLLGGLVATTGAYLPAIGVLWVFYMTTGLFTGVISNNASVVLMLPVAIETAHGVGANPFAFVLAVTFAASTAFLTPVGYQTNLFVYGPGGYKFSDYLRVGAPLQLLLSVVTVLGIAAFWGL